A part of Xenopus tropicalis strain Nigerian chromosome 4, UCB_Xtro_10.0, whole genome shotgun sequence genomic DNA contains:
- the ccdc85b gene encoding coiled-coil domain-containing protein 85B isoform X1, with the protein MNEECGLLGRDLSKVTDEEMLSHSKEELVRKLREEEAEKMSALIQRGRLIKEVNRQLQGHLTEIRELKQVNHRLQEENRELKDLCCFLDDDRLKSKKLASEWQLFGYHAAKVLREDLGGYLKKLSELERRQEELMRENSCLSEVFLALEEDSGPIRHHASPVAASELSLLPCGPRDLGDGSSSTGSVGSPDQLHVVCSPDD; encoded by the coding sequence atgaATGAGGAATGTGGCCTTCTTGGAAGGGACCTGTCAAAGGTTACAGATGAGGAGATGCTTTCACATAGTAAGGAAGAATTAGTGAGGAAGCTGAGGGAAGAAGAGGCAGAGAAAATGTCTGCCCTTATCCAAAGAGGGCGCCTGATCAAAGAGGTTAACCGCCAACTACAAGGTCACTTAACAGAAATTCGTGAACTGAAGCAAGTCAACCACCGTCTTCAGGAGGAAAACCGGGAGCTAAAAGACCTCTGCTGCTTCTTAGATGATGACAGATTGAAAAGTAAGAAGTTGGCTAGTGAGTGGCAGCTCTTTGGCTATCATGCAGCAAAAGTACTGAGGGAGGACCTTGGTGGATACCTGAAGAAACTTTCTGAACTGGAGAGACGTCAAGAGGAACTCATGAGGGAAAACTCCTGTCTTTCTGAGGTTTTCCTGGCTTTGGAGGAAGATAGTGGGCCTATAAGGCATCACGCTAGTCCCGTGGCTGCATCAGAATTGAGTCTTTTACCCTGCGGGCCTAGAGACTTGGGTGATGGGAGTTCAAGCACAGGTAGTGTGGGAAGCCCAGACCAGCTCCATGTTGTTTGTTCTCCAGATGATTAA
- the fibp gene encoding acidic fibroblast growth factor intracellular-binding protein — translation MTNELDVFVGNTTLIDEEVYQLWLDGYSVSDAVNIRLKSGILDQTGAGADVLESDTMDHYRTFQMIERLLHYPPKLVQQLLFQIPPYKQSMLIERYYAFDEAFVREVLGKKLSKGTKKDLEDISSKTGVTLKSCRRQFDNFKRVFKVVEEMRGALVENIQQNFLLSDKLARDYAAIVFFANSRFETGKRKLQYLTFEDFATCAEHLIQNWTLGAVDVADDMDMDLDKEFLQDLKDLKILITDKDLLDQHKSLVCTSLRGKISVFHEMDSNFKTLSRALVNIGTSLTHNKDVRDFFIDLVEKFIEPCKAAGWSFSDVQLFLTQYTASARALDAFKQQALWERYMGTLRSCLLKMYHN, via the exons ATGACTAATGAGCTAGATGTGTTTGTGGGTAACACCACACTAATAGACGAGGAAGTCTATCAACTCTGGCTGGATGGATATTCAG TAAGTGATGCTGTTAACATTCGACTGAAAAGTGGAATTCTGGATCAGACTGGTGCAGGAGCTGATGTCTTGGAAAGTGACACAATGGATCATTACCGTACATTTCAAATGATTGAGAGGCTTCTTCATTATCCTCCAAAACTTGTGCAACAACTGCTTTTTCAGATACCTCCCTACAAACAAAGCATGTTAATTGAAAG ATATTATGCATTTGATGAGGCTTTTGTCAGAGAAGTCCTTGGTAAGAAACTCTCTAAAGGAACTAAGAAAGACCTTGAAGACATCAGTTCAAAGACTGGAGTAACCCTAAAAAGCTGCAGGAGGCAG TTTGACAACTTCAAGCGAGTGTTTAAAGTGGTAGAGGAGATGAGAGGTGCTTTAGTGGAAAATATCCAGCAGAATTTCCTGTTATCAGATAAACTTGCAAG GGATTATGCCGCTATAGTATTTTTTGCCAACAGTCGGTTTGAGACGGGGAAGAGAAAGCTCCAGTACTTGACATTCGAGGACTTTGCTACCTGTGCTGAACACCTCATTCAGAACTGGACACTTGGTGCAGTGG ATGTAGCAGATGACATGGATATGGATTTAGATAAAGAATTTCTCCAGGATTTAAAAGATCTGAAAATTCTGATAACAGACAAAGACCTTCTGGATCAGCATAAAAG TTTGGTGTGTACATCATTAAGAGGTAAAATTAGTGTCTTCCATGAAATGGACTCAAATTTTAAG ACACTCTCTCGTGCTCTTGTGAACATCGGCACAAGTCTAACCCATAATAAAGATGTACGGGATTTTTTTATTGACCTTGTAGAAAAG TTTATAGAGCCCTGTAAAGCTGCTGGGTGGTCTTTCTCAGATGTCCAGCTTTTTCTTACACAGTACACAGCTTCAGCTCGTGCTCTGGATGCCTTCAA GCAGCAGGCTCTTTGGGAAAGATACATGGGTACACTTCGGAGCTGTCTTCTAAAGATGTATCACAACTGA